The sequence GTGGATGGGAAGGCGCCGAGCTCCGAGAAGATCGTGGCGCCATCGGCGGTCTTTACGGTCCATTCGACGTCGGCGATGGCCTCGCCGCCCGTTTCGGACACCAGTTTGAAGCCGACCTGGCTGGCGTGGTGGTAGAGCGTGGCATCGGTCAACTGACCCGCCTCGACGCGAAGGTCGGCGCGCACCACTGCGTTCACCGAGCCGAAATAAGACACGATGTGGTAGGTGCCGGCATTGAGCGTAACGATGTCGTTGGGCGCCAGGCCCTCGGCAACCATGGCGCGGTCGTTTTCCTCGCCCGCAGTGAAGATGTCGAACTTCAGCAGGCCGACGGGAATGGGAATATCACCCGTCACCGCCGAATTGAGGCGGAGGGCGCCGGCTTCCAGGATGAAGGCTTTTTCATTAGGGCCGGGCACGACAGATAGCGGTTCGCTGGTCTGCGCCCGGCCATAGGCGACGTGCACGACATATTCGCCGGGGGGCAACTCGACTGTGGGCGTGCCCAGTTCGGATTTTGCCACCAGAGCCAGTTCGCCGCTTGCATCGGGTACCGTATCGAAAATGCGCCAGACCAGGCCGTCGGGGATCGGCGCGCCCTCCTGGGTAATGCGCGCACTCAGCGTTACCGGTTGCGGCGCTGCGGTCAGGGCGGTGATGGCATCCGTTGCAGGGGTGGCCGGCAAGGGCACTGCGGGCGAGGCAGGCGTCGGCGGCAGGCTATCGGGATCAGGGCGCGGGCGCGGCATGGGCGGCATTTCGGCCGCAGCCTCCTGCGCCATGACAAAAGTGGCTGCTGGAGACAATGCGGGAACCACCACGGCCAGCACAAGCAGCAGGGCAAGTATTGGTCGCAAACGCATCGGGTCTCCCGGCCGCCATGTCCCGCGGACTGAATCAGTGCGCCTTGGTATGGCGCGATTAGGGAAAAGCTGTGTCACAGTGCTGGCGGGATGAAAACACCGATCTAGGCCACCCCTTCGATTTGTTCGCCCTTCTGGCGCCATCTCTCGCTTCGCGCTAGAGGTCGGCGCCCAAGGAGTCCTGCCCATGTCTGCCAATGCCGCCCTGCGCGACTATCTGCTTTCCCGCCGCTCGGTCGGCATCGCGTTCCTGAAGGAGCCTGGGCCGGATGCTACCGAACTCGAGCAGATATTGACCATTGCCACCCGCGTTCCCGACCATGGCAAGATCACGCCGTGGCGGCTAGTGCTGATCGAGGGTGAGGCCCGGCAACAGGCGGGCGAGCGGCTGGCACAGATTGCGGCCCGCAACAATCCTCAGATGGACGCAGCGAGCCTCGACATCGAGCGGCAGCGCTTTCTGCCGGCGCCGCTGACAATCGGGGTGATTTCTGCGCCCCAGCAGCATCCGAAGGTGCCCGAGTTCGAGCAGTTGCTGTCAGCGGGCAATGTCGCGTTCAACCTGCTCCACGCGGCCCATGCGCTGGGCTATGCAGCCTCGTGGGTGACGCGGTGGTATGCCTTCGATGCCGAGGCTGCCGCAATGCTCGGCGCGCGGTCCGGCGAGCGGTTCGTGGGTTTCGTGCATATCGGCACGCCGACAGCCACGATGGAAGACAGGCCGCGGCCGGCGCTTGCCGATGTCGTGACCCGCTGGGTGGCGCCGTCTTAACGTCTTGGTTGCATTGGTTAACAGACTGTTAGCGTTTGGCGGGCATTCTAGGCGCGTCTGCCAATCTGCGAGTCGATCCGTCCATGGGCGTCCAGCCAATTTCAGTGCCCCAAAGCCTGGCCTATGTGCTGACGGCGGCCGGTGACCGGAATGGGGTGGATTTCGACTACCTGCTGCAGACGGCCATGCGGGAAAGCAGTCTCAATCCCCAGGCCAAGGCGCAGACCTCGTCGGCGGTGGGGCTGTTCCAGTTCCTTGAAAGCACCTGGCTGCAGGTGATGAAGGAAGAGGGGCCGCGCCTGGGCTATGGCGACATCGCCAGCAATATCGAACGGTCCTCGGATGGCGATTATTTCGTGCGCGACGCGGCGAAAAAGGCCGAGATCCTCAAGTTGCGCGAGGACCCGCAGATCGCGGCGGACCTGGCGGCGGCCTTCACCAAGAGCAATGGCGACTATCTGAGCCAGCGGTTTGGCCGCATGCCCAGCGCTGGCGAGCTCTACATCGCCCACTTCCTCGGCGCCCAGGGGGCCGAGCGCATGTTTACCGCCGGTCTCCAGGATCCCGACCAGATCGCCGCCGATCTGTTCCCCAAGCAGGCTGCGGCGAATCGGGCGATCTTTTATTCCGGCGGACAGGCCAGGACGATCCGCGAAGTCTATCGCGTGCTGGTGTCCAAGCACGAGGCGGGTGACACCAACGCTCCATTTGCCGTGCAGCAAATGGCCAACCAGCCCGCCGTGCCGGAACTGCCGGTCGTGCCGTCCCGGTTCTCGCCGGACAACATGTCATTTACCGGCCTGTTCAAAAACGAGGTTGAGGATGCAACTGCGTCAGGAAGCGAAGCGGGCAGTGGTGCCTTCTTCACGCAACTTTACGCGCCCTAATGCCGTTTCTCCTGACAATCCCCTTACACGAGCAAGGGGAACCGGCGCAGTTTGATTAAAATGCGCGCTTTCTACCTGAGTAAACGCTTAACGAAGTGAAGGTGTAATCGCTGACGTAACGGGCACGGGGTCCGTGACACGCCAAGGAGGCGGATATGCGTCGGACTACTGCCGTTCTGCATGCTCAGCGTCCATTGCCACTGCCGCGCGGCTGGATCGTCCTTGGCGCCGCCCTTGCTGGCTGGGCTTTTTTTCTGGGCGCTTCGGCGACCATAGCCTCGCTGTTTTCCTGGCTCATCGCCGCCATCTAATCGGCGCGACACCTCTCCAACATGGTGAACCGTTCCTTAAGCCTTGCGCCTTAAGGTGAAATCCGCGCTGTGCGGAGAGTGGAATGGTTGCGTATCAGGAGTTCGTGTCGCTGTCCCAATCGCCTGACAGCGAGGAACGGGGCAGTGCGGCACATCTTTCGGCGCTAGCCTATCTCAATCATTGCGGACCTGCCGACGAGCAAGCGGCGCTCTATGCCGCGCTCATTGGTTTTCTCGACGATCCTTCGGTCAAGGTCCGCGCCGCTCTGGCGTATGGACTTCTTCATGCCAAGGAGGCGCCGCGGCCGATCATGCTCGCCCTGCTGCATGACAGCGCCATCATCGCGCGCGCCGTCTTGCAATATTCCCCCGTCCTGATCGATGCGGACCTGATCGGGCTGGTCAGGAATCTCGATGTCGCCATGTTGGTCGCGGTCAGCCAGCGCGCCAGCCTGAGCCCCAGGCTGGCGGCGGCGATTATTGCCCGTGGCCACGGCGCGGTGACGCTGCGGCTGCTGAGCCGTCACGAGGTGGCGCTGGAGCCTGGCCTGTTGGTGGACCTGGCCGCGGGGCAGGGCGACAATGCCGAAATGCGCGGCGCACTGCTGGCGCGCAAGGACCTGCCTGCGGCGGCCCGGCTGCTGCTGGTGCAAAAGGCCACCGAGGCGCTGCGTGGCGCACGGATCGTCAAGGGCGCGGTGGCGGAGGACCGGCTGAACCGCGTGCTGCGCGACAGCTGCGATACGGCGCTGTCGGCGATCGGCGAGCGGGAAGCGGTGCGTACCAGCGCTGCGGACTACGTGTCGGCCCTGATCGTCACCGATCGGGTCAATACCCGCGTGCTGCTGCATGGCGTGGTCACCGGCCATGTGATGTTCTTTGCCGAATGCCTGGCCGAACTGGCACAAACTCCGCGCGCCAAGGTGTTTGCGCTGCTCGAAAACGGCAGCCGGCCTGCACTCAATGCCCTGCTGGCACGATGCGGCCTGGGCGAGGGCGTGCGCAACCTGCTGGCCCGGCTGATCCTCCATGCCCGCTCGGCGGATCTGGCTGACGACGCTGCCGCCCGCCACTATGTGGTGACGGCCCTCACCGAAGAACTGATCGCCGAGCACGAGGGGGTGATCCCCGAAGAGCTCGAGGAAGCTTTCGCCTATCTCAGCGAGCAGAACATTCTGCTCGCGCGCAAGGCAGCACGGGGTGTCATGACGGCGTTCGCGGAAGACGCCACGGCGCCGATGGCCCTGCCGGAGGCCGAAATGCGGCTGGCGCTGCCGGCCGCATAGGCTGACGTGGGTCAGGCCCGACCGAACTCGTCCTCGATCCGGATAATGTCGTCTTCGCCGAGGTAGGAGCCGGTCTGTACTTCGATCAGTTCGAGATCGATCTTTCCGGGATTGGCGAGACGGTGGACGCAGCCCAGCGGCAGGTAGATCGACTCGTTTTCGTTGAGGACGGTGATGGTGCCGTCGAGGGTCACTTCTGCCGTGCCGCGTACCACGACCCAATGTTCGGCGCGATGATAGTGCTTTTGCAGGCTGAGCTTCTTGCCAGGCTTGACGAACAGGCGCTTGACCTGGAAGCGCTCGCCGTTCAGCACCGATGAGTAGCCGCCCCAGGGGCGATAGGCGGTGCGATGAATTTCGGTGAGGCCTGCTGTGTCCTTGTCGGATCGCAGTGTCTTGACCATCTGGCCAACCTTCTGCGCTTCGGACAGCCGCCCGACATAGATGGCATCATTGGTGGCGATGACGGCGACGTCGTCGAGGCCGCTGACCGCCACATGAGCCTGGTCGGAAATGACCAGGGAATTGGTGACATTGGCGAGTGTGACCGGCCCCTGTGTGAGGTTTTGAGCCGCGTCGCGGTCGGCATTCTTCCAGATCGCGTCCCAGCTGCCCAAGTCGGACCAGCCGAAGTCGACGGCGACGACCGCGGCCTTGTCGGTCTTTTCAAAGATGGCGTAGTCGACCGAAATATTGGGCGCGGTGGCAAAGGCTGCCTCGTCGAGGCGGATGAAATCGAGATCGGTAACCGCCTGGGCCACCGACTGCCGGGCCGCTTGCAGTGTCTGGGGCGCCAGATATTCGCATTCACGCAGGAAAGCCGCTGCGCCGATCATGAACATGCCCGAATTCCAGAAGTAGCCGCCTTCGGCCAGCATCTGGGTCGCCCTCTCAACATCGGGCTTCTCGACGAAGCGGTCGACGGGACGGGCACCGCCGCCGACCGTCGCATCTGCCTTGATGTAGCCGAAGCCGGTTTCAGGGTGTGTCGGCATAATGCCGAAGGTTACGAGCTGTCCGGCCATGGCGGCGCTGGCAGCTTCCGCTACGGCGGCCCAGTAGCCCTCGTCTACGGCCACGTCGTGGTCCGAAGGCAAAATCTGAAGGATGGCCTCGGGGCCGAAATGCGCCTTGGCATATTCGGCGACCGCGGCGATGGCGACGGCCGTGTTGCGGGCTACCGGTTCAAGCAGGATGCCAGACAGTTTCATCCCCAACTCGGCCGCCTGCTCGGCAACGATGAAGCGATAGTCGGCATTGGTGATGACGATGGCCGGCGCGTAGCGCGCGGTATCGGCGACACGCTGCAAGGCGTTCTGGAACAGGCTCGTAGGGCCAGTCAGCGGGAGGAACTGCTTGGGGCGCGCAGCGCGAGACATTGGCCAGAGCCGGGTGCCCTGGCCGCCGGCCAGGATGACCGGTACGATGATCTGGGTCATTGCAGGTTGTCCTCTTTGCGCCGAGCATACAGGCCGCTGACGGCAGGATGAATACGGCTGCGGCGCAACGGTTCCTTCCATTTTTTCAGGTGGTTAAGCTTGTCACAACGGTTGCGTCACGCTGAGACGTACGCACCGGAGCCACCACCGGGAGAGGCTTGAACTTTTTTTCCGCGCAATGGCCGCAACACGCATTTTCAGCCGCAAGGCAAAAGGCGCGGCGGCAGGAGGATGTCCGCAAGCGGGGCG comes from Devosia oryziradicis and encodes:
- a CDS encoding mannose-1-phosphate guanylyltransferase/mannose-6-phosphate isomerase; the encoded protein is MTQIIVPVILAGGQGTRLWPMSRAARPKQFLPLTGPTSLFQNALQRVADTARYAPAIVITNADYRFIVAEQAAELGMKLSGILLEPVARNTAVAIAAVAEYAKAHFGPEAILQILPSDHDVAVDEGYWAAVAEAASAAMAGQLVTFGIMPTHPETGFGYIKADATVGGGARPVDRFVEKPDVERATQMLAEGGYFWNSGMFMIGAAAFLRECEYLAPQTLQAARQSVAQAVTDLDFIRLDEAAFATAPNISVDYAIFEKTDKAAVVAVDFGWSDLGSWDAIWKNADRDAAQNLTQGPVTLANVTNSLVISDQAHVAVSGLDDVAVIATNDAIYVGRLSEAQKVGQMVKTLRSDKDTAGLTEIHRTAYRPWGGYSSVLNGERFQVKRLFVKPGKKLSLQKHYHRAEHWVVVRGTAEVTLDGTITVLNENESIYLPLGCVHRLANPGKIDLELIEVQTGSYLGEDDIIRIEDEFGRA
- a CDS encoding DUF2336 domain-containing protein, translating into MVAYQEFVSLSQSPDSEERGSAAHLSALAYLNHCGPADEQAALYAALIGFLDDPSVKVRAALAYGLLHAKEAPRPIMLALLHDSAIIARAVLQYSPVLIDADLIGLVRNLDVAMLVAVSQRASLSPRLAAAIIARGHGAVTLRLLSRHEVALEPGLLVDLAAGQGDNAEMRGALLARKDLPAAARLLLVQKATEALRGARIVKGAVAEDRLNRVLRDSCDTALSAIGEREAVRTSAADYVSALIVTDRVNTRVLLHGVVTGHVMFFAECLAELAQTPRAKVFALLENGSRPALNALLARCGLGEGVRNLLARLILHARSADLADDAAARHYVVTALTEELIAEHEGVIPEELEEAFAYLSEQNILLARKAARGVMTAFAEDATAPMALPEAEMRLALPAA
- a CDS encoding transglycosylase SLT domain-containing protein, with protein sequence MGVQPISVPQSLAYVLTAAGDRNGVDFDYLLQTAMRESSLNPQAKAQTSSAVGLFQFLESTWLQVMKEEGPRLGYGDIASNIERSSDGDYFVRDAAKKAEILKLREDPQIAADLAAAFTKSNGDYLSQRFGRMPSAGELYIAHFLGAQGAERMFTAGLQDPDQIAADLFPKQAAANRAIFYSGGQARTIREVYRVLVSKHEAGDTNAPFAVQQMANQPAVPELPVVPSRFSPDNMSFTGLFKNEVEDATASGSEAGSGAFFTQLYAP
- a CDS encoding nitroreductase family protein, yielding MSANAALRDYLLSRRSVGIAFLKEPGPDATELEQILTIATRVPDHGKITPWRLVLIEGEARQQAGERLAQIAARNNPQMDAASLDIERQRFLPAPLTIGVISAPQQHPKVPEFEQLLSAGNVAFNLLHAAHALGYAASWVTRWYAFDAEAAAMLGARSGERFVGFVHIGTPTATMEDRPRPALADVVTRWVAPS